The Kiritimatiellia bacterium nucleotide sequence GCATGCCGCCTGATTCGCGTACCCCCACTTATGCCGCCGCGGTTCTGCATGTCAACAACTGGCGCTGGGACGGCGTTCCGTTTTTTATGCGCTCCGGCAAGGCGCTGGAGACAAATTTATGCGAGATGCGCATTTGTTTCAAGCCGACCCCGGGCAATATTTTCAGCCGGTATGAAAACAGCCGCTGGCCCGACGAACTCGTTTTCAGGATTCAGCCGGACGAGGCCATTTATTTCAAGATCATCAATAAGGTGCCCGGCCTCAATGTAACCCTGGCCCAGTGCATGCTGGACATGCAATATTCGGCCGTGTTCGCCAAGGCCATCCCCGACGCCTACGAATGCCTTCTGCT carries:
- a CDS encoding glucose-6-phosphate dehydrogenase, with protein sequence MPPDSRTPTYAAAVLHVNNWRWDGVPFFMRSGKALETNLCEMRICFKPTPGNIFSRYENSRWPDELVFRIQPDEAIYFKIINKVPGLNVTLAQCMLDMQYSAVFAKAIPDAYECLLLDVLEGEKTMFVSTPELAALWDIFTPVLHEIEARKIRPELYPFQSRGPSAAAALIERHGRKWAN